Below is a genomic region from Trichomycterus rosablanca isolate fTriRos1 chromosome 15, fTriRos1.hap1, whole genome shotgun sequence.
tgttactgtgtgtcttgtgcccaatgaaaagctgggataggctccagcaccaccctgcgaccctaattggataagcggttaagagagtgagtgagtgagtattattattattatttaattattattattattattattataattattattatttagttattattatttagttattattattatttaattattattattatttaactataattattattattttattgtgggcagttgtagcccagcagttaaggtactggactagtaagcagaaggtcgctggttcaaacctcaccactgtcaggttgccactgttgggcccttgaacaaggcccttaaccctcaattgcttagactgtgagtcgctttggataaaagcgtctgctaaatgcagagaatgtaaatgttattattattattattttattattattattattatttaattattatatttttttaattataatttttttaattattattttttttttttttaattattattattatgttttttttttttctttgcggGTTTTTCTTTAATATACACCATTTGCATTATTGATTGAAATGGGCCAGCAGCAGTTACCTATAGATGAATATGTAGAGGGCCCCCCCCTTCCCTTCCAAATTAGCTTGGCTTTGTACCAGGAAGGCCTCGTCATTAAGTCCTCGTTTAAACGCTGTTTGTTTTGTCGGATTGTAAAAATCGGCGCCTACGAGGACTGTAAAACCAGAACAAAGAACGAGGAAGCCAAGAAGAGCTCCAGTACGGTTTCTCCAGGTCGTCCAGGTAACCGTCAAAGCCGTAACATCCACGGCCTAACTATACTTCGTCACCACAGAGACCCCGGCGGTGAGAATCCGGACCACAGCGCGAGCAAACAGAAACGCTCGGTCAACAGACCTGCACCTGACCTCCTGGGTTCCCTCATTTCTTCAGAAGAATCACCAAACGTACGTACGAaaataaagttctttatttagGGGGCTCGTGCAATGCTTGTAATTCTTTATTTGATCTCACAGAGGAGTCGCTCAGCCTAGCTCAGCCTAGCTTAGCCTAGAAACGGGGGTTAACACACATCATGCAGTGGTACTACACTACACTCGTCATCGGGTCACGTGATCAGTCGTGTTATTGACGTATCGGGTAGTAGAAGGGTCGTCGGGGTTCAGTTCTGGGAGCAGTACTTCCAGAAGCAAACTGttcaagagagaaagaaagaaacaataattaattaatcaatttaataataataataataataataaataaataataataataatatctgtaACATCCAGAGATGATCTGCACTCGCCTCTCTTGTTGGTTTTCTTCGGAGTCGAGGGCAAGGATTTTTTGAACGCTTTCCCGGTCAGGTGTTTCGGATCGACCTGGTCAGTGCTCACCCTCACCGAGGTTCCACCGCTGACCACAGACAACATCGTGGTCGATTTGATATTTCCATCAGCAGTCTGCGATCACGTCAGACATTAAACGATCAATTATAGCTAATAAGAACAGATATCAAggctgtaatcacaatatatattgaGGTGTACACGCCCACGCCCATATTAAGTGTCCCCCCACcccaaaaagtattcagacccctaaCTTTCTACCAGTAAAAATCCTATAGTTAAAGTAGATAAAATTGCCATTTGTGCCCATCAGGACGAAGGGCAAAGTAAAAACacgtttttattcatttttaaacatttatttttttggggaaaaaaagtattcagaccccctaACTTTCTACCATTAAAACTTCCACTAATTACCATTGTaccattttacccatcaatctacagtTAATCACCCAAAATGACGAAGTAAAAAACAcgtctttattaatttttaaacctatatttttgaaaaataaaagtattcagacccctaaCTTTCTACTATTCAAAATtcctacaattaaaaaaattaaataattaaaattgccatttttacccatgTCTACACGTAGTGACCCAAAATTACGAAGTAAAATacgtctttattattttttaaacatttatttttgaaaaaaaaaaagtattcagaccccctaACTTTCTTCCATAAAATGATcaataatcaaaaataaataaataaataaaattgcctTTTTTACCCATCAGTGTACACTTATTCAaccaaaataatgaatttaaaaaaatgtctttattcattttttaacatttacttttgaaaacaaaaagtattcagacccctaaCTTTCTAATATTAAACATTCtataatcaaaaataaataaataaataaaattgccgtttttacccatcagtctacacttaatcacccaaaATGCAGAATTAAAAAAcaggtttttattcatttttttaacatttatttttgaaacaaaagtattcagacccctatCGTTCTACTATTAAAAATTCtataatcaaaaataaataaataaataaataaagttgctatttttacccatcagtctCCACTTAGTGatgcaaaataatgaataaaaaaaacacgtctttattcatttttaaacatttatttttggtaaaaaaaaagtattccgACCCCCTAACTTTCTACTATTAAACATTCTATAatcaaagataaataaataaacaaataaataaaattgccaTTTGCACCCATCAGTCTCCACTTAATCACCCAAAATGATGAAGTAAAAACACGTCtttaatcatttataaacatttatttttggttaaaaaaaaagtattcagacccctaaCATTCTActattaaatgatcaataatcgaaaagaaataaagaaataaataaaattgccattttttacccatcagtctacacttaatcacccaaaATGATGAAGTAAAAAATCCACGTCTTTAAAGTGTTCAGACCCCTAattaaatactttgttgaagccaATTTGGCAGcagttacagctgcaagtcttcttgCATAAGCTTCTGTAATCTATGAacatctggatttgggcagtttgtcCCATTCTTGGACTGGACGGCTCCAGACAGATGTTTGATGGTGTTTAGATCTAGGTTTTGGTGCCGCCAGTTAAGGACGCCGTTTTGGACGTACATTTCACCTCATTGTTCActatacggacaaaagtattgggacacttttTAGAAGCGCCCAGGCATACACATGCCCTTGACTGgatgggcacaagttcccatacacagacatacttcaaagtcttttgAGTAGGCTTctaagaagagtggctgttgttatggcTGAAAGGATCACATGGAGGTcactccaacaagctcatggtcaggtgttcatatacttttggccatttagtgtctAGCCTAACAGTCCATCCAACACATTTTCCCATCTGTTCATTGGACGTTCGGCTCTTTTAGAGTATCTGTTTGGTTACTCAACTCACTATTTCATAGAATTtcagaaggtccctggttcaagccccaccactgccaagatgccactgccaagttggtgcccctgagcaaggccctaaaccctcaattgcttgcattgtgttcGGTCATAATTAtaaggtatacaattactgcttGTAGGTGTAGAGTTGAGACCAGCGCCTTCTTCCTCTAGTCTAGTCCATTATCAGCAGCGGCTTTCTGATCACACAATTGGTTGGGGCGCTGTTCTTCTCCCATCGTTGACATGGAGGCCAAGGCTTTGGACCTTGAACCTTCCTAAAGTTGGCTGTTGGCTAAGAGCCAAAGAcactaaaagtatttggacacctgattataAGCACTTTTCTTAGAAACCTAATcaaaagactttgaagtgtgtctgtgtgtgggaacttgtgcccatccagtcaagagtatgtgtatgactgggcgctgatgttggttcaatcattagaagtagtgtcccaatacttaatCAGCTGAAATGTACTTCCAAAACGGCGTCCTTGACTTGTGGCGCTAAAACccagacctaaaccccattaaacatctGTCTGGAGCCGTCCAGTCCAAGaatggggccagtgatagctcagtggttaaggtactggaccagtaaacagaaggttgccggttcaagccccgccaccaccaagttgccactgttgggtccctgagcaaggcccttaaccctcaattgctcattgtgtaagtcgctttggataaaagcgtctgctaaatgctgaaaatgtaaatgaaaatgaatgggacaaactgcccaaatccagatgtTCAAGAAGGCTTGCAGCTGCAATTGCTGCCAAATTGGCTTCAACAAAGTTATTGAAttaggggtctgaatacttttttttttacaactttTAACAAGACGTGTTTTCACTTCGTCATTTTGGGTCACTAAGTGTAGACTtatgggtaaaaatggcaattttatttatttatatttttaatagtagAAAGTTAGGggatctgaatactttttttcaaaaataaattgttttaaatgaataaagacgtgttttttttattcgtCTGTTTGGGTGATTCAGtgtagactgatgggtaaaaaatggcaattttgtttatttatttatttttgattttagAATTTTTAATAGTAGAACGTtaaaggtctgaatacttttttttttttatataggtttaaaaataattaataaagacGTGTTTTTTCACTTCGTCATTTTGGGTCGCTAAGTGTAGactgattttatatatttattttttatttattttttattactgattATTTTATGGTAGAAAGTtagggggtctgaatactttttgtttttcaaaaataaatgtttaaaaatgaataaagacgtgttttttaaaattcattattttggGTCACTAAGTgaagattgatgggtaaaaatggcaattttatttatttattttaattataggaATTTGAATGGTAAAAAGTtagggggtctgaatacttttttttccaaaaataaatgtttaaaaatgaataaagacgTGTTTTCATTTAGTTCGTCATtttgggtgattaagtgtagactgGTGGGTAAAAAATGgcaattttctttctttatttatttttgattatagaatttttaatagtagaaagttaaagggtctgaatactttttgtttttcaaaaataaatttttaaaaattaataaagaccTGTTTTTTAATTCATCATTTTGGTTGATTAAGTGGAGATGATGAGTAAAAAtggcaattttatttatttatttatttttgattataGAATTTTTAATAGTAGAAAGTTAgggggtatgaatactttttttttaattaatgtttaaaaatgaataaagaataaagattttttttcattCGTCATTTTGGGTCGCTATGTGTAGACTGATGAGTAAAAATGgcaattttatttacttatttacttatttttaattataggaATTTTTAATAGTAGAACGTttgggggtctgaatactttcctaATGCGGAGATGCTTTTGTACTCACCATTTTACTTCTTTTCCCCGAACTTCGAATGTTATTACCTAGAAACAACCACACACATCAAAACCAGTCAGATGATATTTTATTCACAGTGCAAATATAACATTacgtcatatccagttccccctACCTTTGCTAATAATCGTGATGCGGCTGTTCAGAGTCTTATGAAGTTCCCCGAGAGCTTGCACCATCTTCATAAACTTCTCTCTGGGGTTCGAAGCAGCGCCGTCCGTCGCCTCGTCGGAATAGCCGCTCGCACTTTTGCGGAGTCCGTCGGGATTTGTCTCTGACGCCGTCTTCAATGCAGCCACCAGTATCTTATCCAGATGTACTGGGCTGCTTATGGTGTCGTCTGGGAGTTCGGAAAGAGGGAGGGTGGAGGGTAGATCGTGGTCGCCTGGACCACTCGTCCAAGAGTCGGGAAGTTTCTGGTCACCTTTAGGAAAAATaagttataattatatttattgaaGGACGTCTTTATGAGGCGTTATTCAATCACACCACCACGTTTAGCCCAAATCAGACAAGCCTTAATATTTAACAGTTAGCTTCATTAGCCGTGGTTTTTGCTCCTTACTTTCTCCACTACCTCTTGGTTTGGGTCATTGGCGACTACTTAttgctctcgctgtggttcgcTGCAGACCTAGAGCTTTATCCGATTCAGGGTCACAATGTGTACGATCAACTGggtgaaatgcaggaaacacaCCGGGtcgccgactgcatcttttcacccgcacgaggcgagttcatatacggatcagctttgtgtacggagagccacaccctgatcgacgcattattcctcaactctgtgcagacggcatcgatcagccaacagaggtcgtaattcgttTGGTTAtaaggagtccctatctgggtttatatctatatatacaccgatcagccacaacatcaaaaccacctccttgtttctacactcactgtcctttgatcagctccacttaccatacagaagcactttatagttctacaattactgactgtagtccatctgtttctctacatactttttttaacctgctttcaccctgttcttcaatggtcaggacccccacaggacccccacagagcaggtattatttaggtggtggatgattctcagcactgcagtgacactgacatggtggtggtgtgttagtgtgtgttgtgctggtatgagtggatcagacacagcagtgctgctggagtttttaaacactgtgtccactcactgtccactctattagacactcctacctagttggtccaccttgtagatgtatagtcagagacgatcactcatctattgctgctatttgagtcggtcatcttctagaccttcatcagtaaatatatatatatatataaaataacaaattCCCTTAACTTTTATGGATATATAATAacaaatgttaaaaaagtgttttattCCCTTaacttttatataattttatatgatACTTTTTGGTGTAGCAGAACATAATTAACTTACGGTCcttaagaaaaataataattacttatttttttatttaaaaatttttaaaaaaaactttaaaaaaatctttgtaTTATCTCCTTAAGTTCTTGAGAGTCTTTGTTTTTTACAATAAattgtaaattaatttaataaataattaaaaccatgTATTTACTTGCTACTTTCATGCTTTAGTACATAATTAATGGACTTAGTATAAGCCATAGTATAAAAGTCTAAATACTTTAATATTTCCTTAATTATTTTTGCAAATTTTTTAGAACGAGAAGTTTTGGACTCGCCTCTTATTGAGCCTCGTTGAACATCTAGTCGCCCCGGACGCGGCGCTGGTGCGGCATCCAGAGCCGGAGCTAAAACCAACAGCGTGGGCAACAGCGCCGCCACAAATCTGAGTGAATACACGTTCTGCATTTCTGCCTCGTCTGGAAGTGGTCGCGACCGCACCCG
It encodes:
- the urp2 gene encoding urotensin II-related peptide — protein: MQNVYSLRFVAALLPTLLVLAPALDAAPAPRPGRLDVQRGSIRGDQKLPDSWTSGPGDHDLPSTLPLSELPDDTISSPVHLDKILVAALKTASETNPDGLRKSASGYSDEATDGAASNPREKFMKMVQALGELHKTLNSRITIISKGNNIRSSGKRSKMTADGNIKSTTMLSVVSGGTSVRVSTDQVDPKHLTGKAFKKSLPSTPKKTNKRVCFWKYCSQN